A stretch of Lagopus muta isolate bLagMut1 chromosome 9, bLagMut1 primary, whole genome shotgun sequence DNA encodes these proteins:
- the MLF1 gene encoding myeloid leukemia factor 1 isoform X4, with product MFGALGRCFEEDPFFRDPFAAHHEYMRQMMRSFSDPFGRDPFLSITDGRERTADRRARQDSQVALRGNRRATSYSLLPFSGFGRVQDADFGDPFFAMDRMMSNMRNSMLEMQRKFDDLSVHPDAHTFSSSSVMTYSKVGDEPPRVFQAAAQTRTAPGGVKETRKALKDSESGVEKMAIGHHIRDRAHVVKKSKNRKTGDEEMNQEFINLDENEAQSFDEEWQKEISKFKPSRSRCNLDAPRYSSIQHTHKEDGLGREKPLASVGFRGPRVSMENNLSVKGTHVPIKSSKK from the exons ATGTTCGGGGCTCTGGGGCGCTGCTTCGAGGAGGATCCGTTCTTCCG CGACCCTTTTGCCGCACACCATGAATACATGCGGCAGATGATGAGGAGCTTTTCTGATCCTTTTGGCCGAGATCCATTTCTCAGTATAACAGATGGCAGGGAGAGAACGGCGGATCGAAGAGCACGCCAGGATTCTCAGGTTGCTCTGAGAGGAAATCGCAGA gcaaCAAGCTATTCCCTCCTGCCCTTTTCAGGCTTTGGGAGAGTG caagATGCAGATTTTGGGGATCCTTTTTTTGCTATGGACAGAATGATGTCAAATATGAGAAACAGCATGCTGgagatgcaaagaaaattt GATGACCTGTCTGTCCACCCAGATGCACACAccttcagctcctcctctgtGATGACATACTCCAAAGTGGGCGATGAACCTCCCAGAGTTTtccaagctgcagctcagacGCGCACGGCTCCGGGAGGT gttaaggaaacaagaaaagcactgaaggaTTCTGAAAGTGGAGTGGAAAAAATGGCTATTGGTCATCACATCCGTGATCGTGCCCACGTTGTGAAAAAATCAAAGAACAGGAAGACTGGTGATGAAGAAATGAACCAAGAGTTCATCAACTTGGATGAAA ATGAGGCTCAGTCTTTTGATGAGGAGTGGCAGAAAGAGATTTCCAAGTTCAAGCCATCGAGAAGCAGGTGCAATTTAGATGCTCCAAGGTACAGCAGCATTCAACACACACATAAGGAAGATGGACTAGGAAG agagaAACCACTCGCATCTGTGGGCTTCAGGGGGCCGAGAGTTTCCATGGAGAACAACCTCAGTGTGAAAGGAACACACGTTCCCATCAAAAGCAGCAAGAAGTAG
- the MLF1 gene encoding myeloid leukemia factor 1 isoform X1, which produces MFGALGRCFEEDPFFRDPFAAHHEYMRQMMRSFSDPFGRDPFLSITDGRERTADRRARQDSQVALRGNRRATSYSLLPFSGFGRVQDADFGDPFFAMDRMMSNMRNSMLEMQRKFDDLSVHPDAHTFSSSSVMTYSKVGDEPPRVFQAAAQTRTAPGGVSRLEMQQEGGMSLLQSKVFYGFSAYFCSRQVKETRKALKDSESGVEKMAIGHHIRDRAHVVKKSKNRKTGDEEMNQEFINLDENEAQSFDEEWQKEISKFKPSRSRCNLDAPRYSSIQHTHKEDGLGREKPLASVGFRGPRVSMENNLSVKGTHVPIKSSKK; this is translated from the exons ATGTTCGGGGCTCTGGGGCGCTGCTTCGAGGAGGATCCGTTCTTCCG CGACCCTTTTGCCGCACACCATGAATACATGCGGCAGATGATGAGGAGCTTTTCTGATCCTTTTGGCCGAGATCCATTTCTCAGTATAACAGATGGCAGGGAGAGAACGGCGGATCGAAGAGCACGCCAGGATTCTCAGGTTGCTCTGAGAGGAAATCGCAGA gcaaCAAGCTATTCCCTCCTGCCCTTTTCAGGCTTTGGGAGAGTG caagATGCAGATTTTGGGGATCCTTTTTTTGCTATGGACAGAATGATGTCAAATATGAGAAACAGCATGCTGgagatgcaaagaaaattt GATGACCTGTCTGTCCACCCAGATGCACACAccttcagctcctcctctgtGATGACATACTCCAAAGTGGGCGATGAACCTCCCAGAGTTTtccaagctgcagctcagacGCGCACGGCTCCGGGAGGTGTAAGTAGGCTTGAGATGCAGCAGGAAGGTGGTATGTCATTATTGCAGAGCAAGGTCTTCTATGGTTTCTCTGCttatttctgcagcagacaG gttaaggaaacaagaaaagcactgaaggaTTCTGAAAGTGGAGTGGAAAAAATGGCTATTGGTCATCACATCCGTGATCGTGCCCACGTTGTGAAAAAATCAAAGAACAGGAAGACTGGTGATGAAGAAATGAACCAAGAGTTCATCAACTTGGATGAAA ATGAGGCTCAGTCTTTTGATGAGGAGTGGCAGAAAGAGATTTCCAAGTTCAAGCCATCGAGAAGCAGGTGCAATTTAGATGCTCCAAGGTACAGCAGCATTCAACACACACATAAGGAAGATGGACTAGGAAG agagaAACCACTCGCATCTGTGGGCTTCAGGGGGCCGAGAGTTTCCATGGAGAACAACCTCAGTGTGAAAGGAACACACGTTCCCATCAAAAGCAGCAAGAAGTAG
- the MLF1 gene encoding myeloid leukemia factor 1 isoform X3 translates to MFGALGRCFEEDPFFRDPFAAHHEYMRQMMRSFSDPFGRDPFLSITDGRERTADRRARQDSQVALRGNRRATSYSLLPFSGFGRVQDADFGDPFFAMDRMMSNMRNSMLEMQRKFDDLSVHPDAHTFSSSSVMTYSKVGDEPPRVFQAAAQTRTAPGGVSRLEMQQEGGMSLLQSKVFYGFSAYFCSRQVKETRKALKDSESGVEKMAIGHHIRDRAHVVKKSKNRKTGDEEMNQEFINLDENEAQSFDEEWQKEISKFKPSRSRCNLDAPREKPLASVGFRGPRVSMENNLSVKGTHVPIKSSKK, encoded by the exons ATGTTCGGGGCTCTGGGGCGCTGCTTCGAGGAGGATCCGTTCTTCCG CGACCCTTTTGCCGCACACCATGAATACATGCGGCAGATGATGAGGAGCTTTTCTGATCCTTTTGGCCGAGATCCATTTCTCAGTATAACAGATGGCAGGGAGAGAACGGCGGATCGAAGAGCACGCCAGGATTCTCAGGTTGCTCTGAGAGGAAATCGCAGA gcaaCAAGCTATTCCCTCCTGCCCTTTTCAGGCTTTGGGAGAGTG caagATGCAGATTTTGGGGATCCTTTTTTTGCTATGGACAGAATGATGTCAAATATGAGAAACAGCATGCTGgagatgcaaagaaaattt GATGACCTGTCTGTCCACCCAGATGCACACAccttcagctcctcctctgtGATGACATACTCCAAAGTGGGCGATGAACCTCCCAGAGTTTtccaagctgcagctcagacGCGCACGGCTCCGGGAGGTGTAAGTAGGCTTGAGATGCAGCAGGAAGGTGGTATGTCATTATTGCAGAGCAAGGTCTTCTATGGTTTCTCTGCttatttctgcagcagacaG gttaaggaaacaagaaaagcactgaaggaTTCTGAAAGTGGAGTGGAAAAAATGGCTATTGGTCATCACATCCGTGATCGTGCCCACGTTGTGAAAAAATCAAAGAACAGGAAGACTGGTGATGAAGAAATGAACCAAGAGTTCATCAACTTGGATGAAA ATGAGGCTCAGTCTTTTGATGAGGAGTGGCAGAAAGAGATTTCCAAGTTCAAGCCATCGAGAAGCAGGTGCAATTTAGATGCTCCAAG agagaAACCACTCGCATCTGTGGGCTTCAGGGGGCCGAGAGTTTCCATGGAGAACAACCTCAGTGTGAAAGGAACACACGTTCCCATCAAAAGCAGCAAGAAGTAG
- the MLF1 gene encoding myeloid leukemia factor 1 isoform X2: protein MFGALGRCFEEDPFFRDPFAAHHEYMRQMMRSFSDPFGRDPFLSITDGRERTADRRARQDSQVALRGNRRQDADFGDPFFAMDRMMSNMRNSMLEMQRKFDDLSVHPDAHTFSSSSVMTYSKVGDEPPRVFQAAAQTRTAPGGVSRLEMQQEGGMSLLQSKVFYGFSAYFCSRQVKETRKALKDSESGVEKMAIGHHIRDRAHVVKKSKNRKTGDEEMNQEFINLDENEAQSFDEEWQKEISKFKPSRSRCNLDAPRYSSIQHTHKEDGLGREKPLASVGFRGPRVSMENNLSVKGTHVPIKSSKK, encoded by the exons ATGTTCGGGGCTCTGGGGCGCTGCTTCGAGGAGGATCCGTTCTTCCG CGACCCTTTTGCCGCACACCATGAATACATGCGGCAGATGATGAGGAGCTTTTCTGATCCTTTTGGCCGAGATCCATTTCTCAGTATAACAGATGGCAGGGAGAGAACGGCGGATCGAAGAGCACGCCAGGATTCTCAGGTTGCTCTGAGAGGAAATCGCAGA caagATGCAGATTTTGGGGATCCTTTTTTTGCTATGGACAGAATGATGTCAAATATGAGAAACAGCATGCTGgagatgcaaagaaaattt GATGACCTGTCTGTCCACCCAGATGCACACAccttcagctcctcctctgtGATGACATACTCCAAAGTGGGCGATGAACCTCCCAGAGTTTtccaagctgcagctcagacGCGCACGGCTCCGGGAGGTGTAAGTAGGCTTGAGATGCAGCAGGAAGGTGGTATGTCATTATTGCAGAGCAAGGTCTTCTATGGTTTCTCTGCttatttctgcagcagacaG gttaaggaaacaagaaaagcactgaaggaTTCTGAAAGTGGAGTGGAAAAAATGGCTATTGGTCATCACATCCGTGATCGTGCCCACGTTGTGAAAAAATCAAAGAACAGGAAGACTGGTGATGAAGAAATGAACCAAGAGTTCATCAACTTGGATGAAA ATGAGGCTCAGTCTTTTGATGAGGAGTGGCAGAAAGAGATTTCCAAGTTCAAGCCATCGAGAAGCAGGTGCAATTTAGATGCTCCAAGGTACAGCAGCATTCAACACACACATAAGGAAGATGGACTAGGAAG agagaAACCACTCGCATCTGTGGGCTTCAGGGGGCCGAGAGTTTCCATGGAGAACAACCTCAGTGTGAAAGGAACACACGTTCCCATCAAAAGCAGCAAGAAGTAG